A part of Desulfotomaculum nigrificans DSM 574 genomic DNA contains:
- a CDS encoding tetratricopeptide repeat protein, translated as MFKFFSPSARNKRTQRIVFGILAAVLALGLIGSSVVWSGLGGIQDEQAKVPTTVEERIKALEEQSKKKPHDTELLNALAANYTEAGKLGQAATTYEKILSLEPKNVSVMENLALIYYAQGKTDVAERQLNKALQIEPNNPDVNFQYAQLQAEKKNYQGAIAAMEKVLQTEKQGPRADEARKLIESWKAAAGQ; from the coding sequence TTGTTTAAATTCTTTTCCCCCAGCGCAAGAAATAAACGCACCCAGCGTATTGTATTTGGTATACTGGCAGCGGTACTGGCACTGGGTTTGATTGGGTCGTCTGTGGTGTGGTCAGGTTTAGGAGGTATTCAGGACGAGCAAGCCAAAGTCCCCACCACCGTGGAAGAAAGGATCAAAGCCCTGGAGGAACAATCTAAGAAAAAGCCCCATGACACCGAACTGCTAAATGCCCTGGCTGCTAACTATACCGAGGCCGGCAAATTAGGGCAGGCTGCCACCACCTATGAGAAAATTTTATCCCTGGAACCGAAAAATGTTAGCGTTATGGAAAACCTGGCCCTGATATACTATGCTCAGGGAAAAACCGATGTTGCAGAGCGGCAGTTGAACAAGGCTTTGCAAATTGAACCCAACAACCCGGATGTGAATTTCCAGTATGCTCAATTACAAGCCGAAAAGAAAAATTATCAAGGTGCCATAGCAGCCATGGAAAAAGTGCTGCAGACCGAAAAGCAGGGTCCCAGAGCTGACGAGGCACGTAAACTGATTGAAAGTTGGAAGGCAGCTGCCGGGCAGTAA